The DNA segment GAAATTATAGGAGGTTCATGCACCATTTCTTGGACTATGGGGAGTTAAAATCTTGGTCATTGCTGTATTTATTGCGTTCACCTTAGCAAGCATTGTAAGTTGCATGGGAATGAACAAATGTTGACTTCCTTTTTCTATAGTGCGTTTTGGATActgtaatttattattattattattattttgaataggCTCTATGCACAAGGATTGAACCTGGTCTTGAGCAACAGATTGCTCTTCCACGGGATTCCTACCTTCAGGTTTAAGTTTCTAATTCTTTTTTCCGATGTATTTTTGAGTCCTTCAATTCCTAACCAGCATCTTACCTTCTTTATTTTGTTGTGTTTGTAGGGGTATTTCAGTAACATTTCCGAGTACCTCAGAGTTGGACCACCACTATATTTTGTTGTTAAGGATTATAACTACAGGttgattgattttattattctagTTGAACTCGTCTCTTCGATCGTTGATGTCATTTATCTTTTCATGCACATACTTCAATGTTATGTCATTTAGGATTCCTTAGGATACAAATACAACAAAAAGGAAAGCTCAGAGATTTTTGTTATTTCCTGAACTGTTTCCCCATGCTCCCTTCTGCAGTTTGGAATCAAAACATACAAATCAGCTATGCTCCATTAGCCAATGTGATTCAAATTCTCTGTTGAATGAGGTAACTCAATGGTCACTTCAATGAGTAATGATTTTATATCAATTGTTTCATTTGATTAGTTTTCATGTTTCATGTGAAATTAATCAGATTTAACTGTTATGATTAAGTCTAGCTTGATAATAGCTAGTTAGCTACTCTGCTGTGTCTACAgtttagtttcaatttttagTGATATTGATACGTCCAGTATATGTAACTTGACTACAATCAATGTGATTTTTTATTCACTACACGTACCCATGATTTCCTTAACCGCCTATGGTAAGTAGTTTACAGACttaagttcagttcaattaacTTGATTTTAATTTGGTGGATATTGCATTGTACAATTTATGTAAATATAAATACTCATATCTTCCTGTTTGTGAAATTTAGAAGACATTATTGAatatttcacttttatttcttcttccatattgtttttttaatcttattggAGTAGATGAATGGATAATCCATGTCTTGCTTTATGACACTGCAGATATCTAGGGCATCATTGGTGCCAAAATCAAGCTACATTGCCAAACCAGCTGCCTCATggcttgatgatttccttgtatGGATATCACCTGAAGCTTTTAGTTGTTGTCGAAAATTCGTAAATGGCTCTTATTGTCCGCCTGATGATCAGGTATATGCTACTTTATATGCCCTTTGATAAAATCTTCTCTTCAGCTTGATGGATTTGTCTCCATAATTTAAACTTACATTCATCACATGGTATTTATATGTGCCTTatgatttcttttccttttcctgtTTAATTTCTGTGTTTACTGCAATTGATTGAATGATTACTCCAATGAGATATTTTTTCCTATACCGTCATGCATTACACTTTTAGACTGTTTATTACACCCTTTGCGTGCAACTCTTCTCCAGATCCTGCATTGAGCAGGATGCTACTGGGTGCCATCATGCATCTTTTTGGGTTACATTACCATCATGTATCTTTAACTTACAATAGTAAATGTTTGTCTTTCTTCAGCCACCTTGCTGTTTCCCAGATGAAGGACCATGTGGGTTGGGTGGAGTGTGCAAAGACTGTACAACTGTAATATACTTATCACTGTCTTGGTTATGATATGGGAGATCTGTCCAAAAGATTTTTTGACTGCTAATATAAGTGTTGCTTAGGCAAAAGGACTCACAATTTGGTTGATTGCTAGTGTTTCCGCCACTCGGATTTGGTTAATGATCGTCCAACTACAGCACAGTTTAGAGAGAAGCTTCCCTGGTTTCTTGATGCACTGCCATCAGCTGATTGTGCAAAGGGTGGTCATGGTGCTTACACCAACAGTGTAGATCTGAATGGTAATGCAGATATTCACTACCTCTTGGTTAAAGGACAAAACTGATATTACATTCCTAACAAAATTCCCCGTTTAAGTTTTCACacactcatatatatatatataattttaatattcataaatcTTTGAAAGCTGCTGATGGTATCTAATGGCCTCTTCATCATATCATTCTTCCTTTCTTTGTTCCTTTTttattaatcttcatctttgCCTCCTATTTTCTCTTAGTGGCTGAATCTCACCCGTGCCATTCTTCCATCTATCCTATCATTATGATGCTTCTTTCACCTTTATTGTTTGTCTGTTTGTTTCCACTGGCGGTTGACATGGTGAGATTATTAGATCTCCTCTTTGAGGCCATAAATGTTGCAGACTGTCCAAATCTGTACTCGTTGGTCAAAAAGTCTTTACACACCTTTTTTAGGCACCAAATTGTTCTTGCTACTCTATTTCCTGATTCTAAACAGACCTTTGTCCCAAGCATTTTTACAATTTTGGTTCACTTCCATTTCCAGATTAGTCTTATAGGGCCACAATAAGCATTTCTGGACTAAGTTGTAAGCTTTTTCTTTTCAGGTAGAAATGGTGCCAGATAGGAAACTGATATAAAGATCAGGGTTTGAAACTGAATAGTTGTTCAATAAAAGGGATAACGGGTCATACANNNNNNNNNNNNNNNNNNNNNNNNNNNNNNNNNATTCGAGCTGTTAGTTTTCTCCTTTTGAAAAATCTTGTTTATACTTTCCACATGTAAGTATAATTTTCAATCTCAAACTTAAATTATGATAAAATGGTTTTGCTTATGTTGTCAGGCTTCCAGAGTGGTGTCATCCAAGCTTCTGAGTTTCGTACGTATCACACACCTGTTAATAGACAAGTATGTGGTGTGATAAGTGATGATCTTATTTTCTGGGCTTCAGTGTGACTTCATTCATGGATTTCTCCGTTTGATTGATCTAACTGGACTTTTGTTAGGGTGACTATGTGAATGCGCTTCGAGCTGCAAGGGATTTTTGCTCAAGAATTTCTGCTTCTTTGAAGGTGTAGACTCAAATTCCATCTCGCAATTTTACCTGTGTTGACCCAACTTTTGGGATTCAAGAATTTTCCTGAATATAGTCCTCATACTTTGACTACTTGGAGATGGAATACTTTTCTTTTCCGGTCCATAAGCCATTATCTTTCCTTTATGTTATAAACTGCATGTAGGTTGCATCAGTTCTTTGAACATTCacgttatttttttttccttttgttgagACTCACTATAACAAGAAGGATCACAAAATTCTGTATTGCGTTACATAACCATgtcctttttttttgtgtgcGAGTGAGTGTNNNNNNNNNNNNNNNNNNNNNNNNNNNNNNNNNNNNNNNNNNNNNNNNNNNNNNAACAATTTAATGTTTTTATTGTGTTGACCTATTTTTACTTGACCTTTGAGCCCCAAGTTGTGTACCTCTCTCTTGATCCTGACAAAATTATATGTGGCATGATTATGGGTATACTTTCCGCTTTTCCCCCATTCTCATTAAGCACTCTTTTATGGGATGACATGTTGTCTGACTTTCTTAGTGTCTGACTtcgttatttattttgtaaatctCAAACTCTTGCTGACCAACCTTCTTTAATGCAGATGGATATATTTCCATACTCTGTGTTTTATATCTTCTTTGAACAATACCTAGACATATGGAAGATAGCGCTGATCAACCTTGCTGTAGCACTAGGTTCGTACGAAGTCTAATAACTTCTATATGCACAGGGTATGACATAATCATATATGTCAACCTTATCTGGATTTTCCCCTTGCTCCTTTTTGGACTCCCAATTATTACTTCTTTGGGTGTTTAAATTTCTAATATCAGGTTGTCTTTCTGTAATCCAATTCTTTTGTAATTCAACAACGATGCTGGTTTAACAGGTGCTGTTTTTGTGGTTTGTCTGGTCATTACATCCaggtataaataaatttaaaattgaccCATCGTATAATTGATAAGTTGTATATCCCTTTTcagtattatatataattttttcttttctgttgcaTCCCAATGCAGCCTGTGGAGTTCAGCAATCATATTGCTTGTTCTGGTCATGATAGTCTTGGACATCATGGTATAATTTTTCTCTAATATTCTGAATTTTGCTGCATCTTCATTTGCTTTTATCTCTCTTGTAAAACTCAATTGCACTTTGATTTTTATTTGCAACTAATATCTCTTGCAAAATCTGAAAACTTTTGTCTCTAATTTATCAACCCTTGCAAAAGCTAAACATTCTACCTTTTGCTGATATATGCAGGGTGTAATGGCAATTCTTGGTATTCAACTAAATGCGGTTTCTGTTGTTAACCTTGTCATGTCAATAGGGATTGCAGTTGAGTTCTGTGTGCATATAGCACATGCATTCATGGTCAGTCTAATCGTCTGTTGCCTTATGTATTGATGACTTTTCTTGTAGGGTATGAGTATTTGTCAAGGTTGACATTACCTACTTGTTACGTATGCAAATGGTGTTATAGTGCTTAATTAGGAGTAAAACTCAACCTGCATTGTCATCATGggaatttttatgcttaaatGAATTAGGAAGACCTTTATGCGATCTAACTTCATGCAATTGGTGAAAACTGAATATGCAGTATTCAAATATGTTAATGATCTGACATCACTTCTGTTACTACAGGTAAGCACGGGGGATAGGAGCCAAAGAGCAAAGATAGCATTGTGTACCATGGGGGCCTCTGTTTTCAGGTTGACTATATGTATTGTTACACATTAGACTCCGGTGGCCTTTTTCCGCctttatatacacacacacacactcacaCTTATAATGTGAATCATGAAATATTATCAAGTCAGTAATGGGTGCCAAATTTGACACAATTAGTCAGGAATATGTCACATTAATGTCCTTGTTTTCATTCATTAGATTTGTTCTTACAAAATGCTATTTTGCATTGAAACTTTGATGTCATTCTTGCTCTTCTTATCACAGAATTGATACTTGGACACCATCTTTTGGCAGAAAATGGTTTTAATGGTGATTAAGCTGTCTGCACGATGAATTTGTTGACACTTGTCTTTATGTtctatttaaatttgttttgcAGTGGAATAACACTCACTAAATTAGTTGGAGTTCTTGTTCTTTGCTTTGCAACGTCAGAAATATTTGTGGTATGTGATATCACCTTGGGCTGGTGACACTTGATTCTTTGCTCAAGGAATATTTAAGTAGCTTACTTTGTTTATGTTTAACTATAGCTTTCTGGTTTCTCCAGGTTTACTACTTCCAGATGTATTTAGCCTTGGTTATTATTGGCTTTTTGCATGGTCTCGTATTTCTACCAGTAAGTAGGGGATTTTGGATTATAAATAATTCGGCCCTTTATTGACTTCATAGTTCATACATTATTATTACTCGTGATGTTtatgggtcatttttgtgttctCTTGCCTGCGTCGCTGGATTATGTAATGGGGTAATTTCTGTTTGCTAAATAATCATGACATACCGAAGGATATAAGATGATTAGTTGTGAAAAATTGCTCTTTTTTCAGGTGCTGTTGAGCTTATTTGGTCCTCCATCCAGATATTCAGTTGTGAAGGGGCAGCCAGAAGATGCCTCATCCTCATCATAAGTCATAACTCATAACAACCTCCACAAGGATGAAGTTAGATATAACCTTAGTTTACTTCAGGCTCGGCACATATTTTAAccaacaaaaagagaaaaactcgTTTACAAAACGctattatctttttcttttagattGTAGTTGTACTATATATTTGAACGTGGTCTTGGAGCAACTTTACGCCGGAGTCGTTTTCTGGAATTTATGCCCGGTTAGGTCATGACAGTTTGAACGTGGAAACAGCCCCAATACTCATTTGGTAATATACGCAATGTGAGATGCGTCTTAATTTAAAGGGAGCACCGGAGGAGACCCGATTAATGCAAATTCTGGGCAAAACATTCTCGAAAGATTTAAAGAGGAATGATGCATCATGCATGcacttattattttctttacGTCAAGTTGATTCGCTCATTTTTATTATGAGATGTAAGATATATTGCATCACATAAAATACTGAGAAAATTCGCTATAACTATTAAAAGATGAGCAATTAGTGCAACCCCATTGAGGGAGTTTCTGAATTCcatgttatataaattttgtaatttcaaaGGGAATACAAACATAAAGAAGAATCACTTTATCCATCGAGCTTATAAAACATCTTTTGttgtgaaagaaaaagaataatttttaaaacaaaaaagcttGTTACGAAAGAATgcataaaaagaataaaaaagcgTTATATAGATGGTCTCTTTTgagaagttttcaaaaaatttagtaaaataatttaatcttcaataaattttgatttctacATGAATTTATAACCTTTAATATCGTTAAACAAATTAGTCTTTATGTCAAATTACATGAGGACTTATTTATGCAATGGAATGAAAAATTAGAGACAAATTTAGTAACCTTATATCTGTCAATTTAtgccaatttttatttataattgtattttatGAAAGTGTTTTTGTGGatatgtctaataaaaatgtcttttttatgattgtgtttaatagaagtatctttataaatatattttttgaatgtgtctctttatatatgtatttaaaatataataattaattattattgacaaTAAGTTGATAGATAATATGTTAGTACCCTATACTTTTTCATTTAGTGATTAAAGTTTATATATGACTAAAAATGTCAGATTAAATGTTCTTAAGGATTGATTTGAAgtattattttaacttattaaaaatattggaaaaaataaatgaatttatCTGTTTtagattatataaaaaatgtgattttacaattttaaatattttatatacttaAAAGAAAGATGAGCTTTGTAAACACCTACACCCGAGTTTAATTTAAGGAATTTGGAACTAGTTAAAGGgagaaaaaaatgtaatttGAACTTAAACAGTTTGCAATCTTTAGTatggaaaatgaaaaaataaagttatcaGATAGAATTTATACCATTAAATGTCATTTCACTCTGGTGATGTTAAACAgctaaaatgaataaatatcatttttgttatatatatatatatatatattaggtaATAGATGCAATAAATGATAAAACTCTGTTTAAACTTGCAGAGTTGAATGGTAAAATAGTGGAGCAAGCATCATATGAAAGGAAAGTTctgaaaagagagaaataggGAGCTGAGGAGTGAAAaactttcttgcatttttcattataattattcatatatatacaaGGATATTAGacatcctaatcctaataggtaCACTCTATCTAACCATCTATATACACCAGAGTACTTCAAGAgtacttaaaaaatatctaattaataagataaaatactatttaatatataatcttaattacaataaattacttatttatttgtatGAAATGTTAAGGAGCCATaacaatttattgtttttaactattatttttatctattaattcaatttttttaatttagtaatttaacgCATATTTTAGCTCATACTCTTATACAATGATAATAAATTAGCTCATACTAATTAATGAACAAAgataataaattcttaatatttcTCTATTTAGCATTATTTGCTATAAATGTGTCATTGAAGTTTGAAGTTGAACAGTCTTACTAGCCAAAGAGAAGagttttaattagaaaaaatgCCACTCTCCTCTCTTGCGAGATGTTAAAATGTTAAAATGTTACTCTCCTcccctctattttataaatgtacatttttctctcttctaacttttaaaaaacctcttctttaatccattttaaattttttatgttaataatgttaactttatccattttttatgaaaaaaatctcctcccctctattttataaatgtacatttttctctcttctaacttttaaaaaacctcttctttaatccattttaaattttttatgttaataatgttaactttatccattttttatgaaaaaaaataaattattttttaaaaaaatatccattaacaaaaattttattttttatcattaaattttgcttaccaaaatatcctttaataaattattcttttattaattaaattgtatttttaacgaaatattttcaaaaaaattaataattaaattatttttttctaagatacctatttttcaataatttttaattattaaattgtgattttactaaaatttttgttaacaattatttttatatttactattaatttttttatattaatatattaaaaatttttgctaatgaatattttttttaaaaaataattttttttcttaaaaaatggattaagttaacattagttaatacaaaaagtttaaaatggattaaaaataaggttttttaaaagttagaagggaggaaaatgtacatttataaaatagaggggaagggagtgtcattttagcatctcacagaagaggggagtgaaattttctcttttaattaatttttaaactaatttcaaatttttgtacCAATTCCAGCCGGAAGCAATGCAATGGATTAACAAGAATAACGAAACTACTAAAGAGCTGTCAAGCTGGCATGTGAAATTGTGGATATAAGTAAAGCAAGAAGAAAGGCTTACTGTTTagaactaatatatatatatatatatataggagtatTTGAATGTAATGCATGTattagctttgaaccaccattgAAGGGGGCCTTTGAGTTTAAGGACCACATATGTGGAGGTGTTTCTTAATCATGAGTTAGGGTAAAGTAGAAAGTGCATGAATCCCAACTAATGATTAAGAGATACCTTGGTGTGTGTATCCCTCAAAAGATGAGAATGGAGAAGTCCCAAAAAGTAGAAACTAAAAAACACTAGCTAGGAGGGGCTGGTGGTGCCATTGCCAAAAGTGTTTGTTGCTAGATGATTGAGGGGGGAAGCTTGAAAAAGTGAGAGGCGGATGGTTCGGCTCTGAGATGATCTGTGTATGTCCTTGCACTCCTCAAGATCTGCATCGCATGCCAACAAAACCCACTCCCCATCTTCATCCAAGTATTTGAGATCAATGTTGCTGCTGCTGATGCTAATATCGTTCAAGTTGAAGCGCCTTGCCATCTCAAGTGACCCTGAAAGCACCCCTTTCTTTGTCTCTGTCTTGAGAGTGATGATGATGGCTCTTATTATTGGATCTGCTGCTGATGAAACTATTATGCTTTGTATCCTCTTGTGATTGGAGGGATGCATGCTGCAGCAACTCTGCCGCCTCGCTGTGAGCTCTCTTGAGCAGCAATGCTGCCTCGGAGCTCTCTGTCATGACAACATCTAAGGTCTGGCTGCATGCAGAGGAGGGTGGGGATTTCAAGAATGTATTGTTATTGTGATTCTGATGAGGAATAGTTGTACTGTGGGTTTTCTTGGATGGTGATGATTCGGAACGGGAAGAGAGATCTGTGGAGCTTAACTCGGGAAAGCTGGCATAGAAGGAGCCAATCTGTATGGCACCCTCTGCACCCTGCACCGAATCGATCACAAGCTGAAGTTTCTTCAAAGAGTGCCCTaccttctttattttcctgGAAGGCCACCTTGTTATCCCATGCTGCCTGCATATCCTTTTCAGAGTCGTGGGACACACTGCATGCACACAGATACATAGAAAGAAAGGTTCAGTAAGTAATTAGTTAATGATGTAAAGCGTGTCATGGCGCTCTCATTCAATCACTCACCTCCAATGCTCTTGGCAGCGTCTTTGAGGCTTCCGGCGAAATACTGTCTGAGGACAGGCAGGCTGATAGTCTTCTCAGCCTTGGTTCGCCTCTTGTCGCCTGACTTCCTGCCGCCCGAACCCGAAGAAGAGGAGCGCCGCCCACCCAAGGCGTAAGACTCCTCGCCGCCGTCCACGGCAGTGCTGGCCCTCGACCTACTGTGCTCAAGCACGTCAATGTGGCCGAAATCTGATGAGGAGAACAGCTGGTGATGGGCTTGGTCGTTGGCGGTGTCCCAGTTGGTTGTCACCTTGAACTCCTCTTTGGGCTCTTCCATTTGGTACTCCAACGACACGCACACCCCTTTCCCCTTCTGCTGCACCTGCGCCTCCATCATGTGCGCTATCCACGACTGATCCTTCGAGCACGCCTCTTCCATTATTTGTGCTTGCGCTTGATGATGAGTGAGCATCGGAGGGGTGAAGTCGTCTTCGGTGGCAACGTGCAAGCTCCGGCAAGCTTGCTGGACGAGCATGGAGAGGGAATTGAGCATGTGCTTCTGCTGCTCGGTGTCATGGCAGTCCTTTGGCAGGAAGAACTCCAAGACGAAGTCAGCGGATCCGGTGTAGAGGCTGCGGAGGGGGATGGCGACGGCGGCATGCAAGCCAAAGATGTTAGCGAGGTGAGAAAGCGGGTATTCTGCTCTGCTGAAGGCTGTTATGTCGATTGCGAAACAGGGCTTGGCTGATGTGAAGGCGGTGCCAACTATGCCTTGCCCCTTGAAGAGGTGGTACTCTGAGCACGCCTCCTGGAAGCCCAGCATTTCCAGATCCCCCACATAGCACGCTGTATCCACCGTGGACACGCACATTGCCGATGAGTGCCCGCACCCACACTTTCCTTGTTGGATGCACGGCGCCCATGTCAGCCCTAGAGGAAGATTCTGCGTCTTGCACACCGATGTCAACACCTCCACTATCTCATTCAGTGCTGCTTGGTATAGCTCCTCATACAcctgatgatgataatgaatcactcattattaatttcattccatattatatatataaggatTATTTCTTCCTGCCTGCCCATACTACGTACCTTTATGGCCGGCGGCATAAAATTCGCGTTCAAGTTCTGATGAGAGCTCCTAAAATCGACAGCCTGCAACTCAGATAGACACTATTTTGAATCAATAATTGATATTGTGTTTTAGGAAAATAAAAACCCTTTTAGATAGCTAGACACTACTGGCCAGCGTACCACAATAATATAGAGCAGTAGGCATACTTTTGCTATTTAAGAAGGCAATTATTGAGATCCCTACTAGCTGCAGGTTCAACAAGCTATgggtagaaaataaaaattaaaatatagtagTGGCACAAGTACTTATTTTGTATCATTATTTGCATAGCCTATAGCTAGCTAGCTACCATTATTTTCGTGGTTGTTGGGTTGGCCTGgaaagagagaaggagaagaagaaaaagagtcaAGAGCTGAGGAAGACAAACCTCGAGAGCGTTGCAGACATTATCAAGCTGAGGGCGATAGTTGTTGGTGAGGTTGAGGTGGTTGGTGATGAGAATGTCGAGGACGCCAAGGCACGTGGCAGTGCCTCGTTCAAAGACGGGTAAGGCGATGGATCCACGGAGATCGTAGTGCTGCTGCGCCTGATAATGATGAGAATACTCATGGCTTCTCAAGAAGCGAACGCATaggttagggttagggttagggcTGGGGTTGGGAAAGGTGAGCACATCAAGGGGAAGGGGAAGGGGAAGGGGTAGTGGTGATCTCCGTGGGGGCACCCATATCTGAATGAGCAGATTGTTGTTCTTTGTGTAGTCTTTCAAGTACCCGACCGCGACCACTAATCTCTCCTTTAccgaggaggaagaagaagaagatgatgaagggCCCGGCCTAGTAGGCCCGATCCACCACCTCTTGCCCACAAGGCTCTCCTGATCTGATGACGACGATGATGATTCCTCCTGCAGCTGCAGCTGCAGCATTTCCAAGTACTGTGGTTGCGGCGCCACTACTGCATCTGATGGATTATGCATCCAGTTGTAGCACCCTCCTGCACTAGTTGTCTCCACCCAGCACCCCTCCACCAGTAGCTCGTCCACCAAATCTACTTCTGCCTCTACCGCTGACTCCGACAAGCTCCCAAACGCACCATTTTCATTGTGCACTATGCCACCATATTCCATCTTGTTCTATATTCTCCTGTTATTTATTACGTTGCATTATATGAATTAGCCAAGTATTATTCAACCACACACATGTAGAATGAAATCAAGAAACATACACACCTTTGAGATTGTGTGGCAGGTAAAtgatattagttaattaaatatGGTTGCTCTACTTGAAGGGACGTGGGATCGGAGGAGTGGAAAGAAGAGGAGCCTCGTACGTTGTTGATATATATCTCTCAAGACTAAagtggatgatgatgagtacTTACTATGAAGATGAGATGGGGGAGTATTTAAATTCAATGGCCATAAACGGAAAATTCCTTCTAATTGTGTAGGACCCACCAGTAAACAAAAGGAATATGGAAGTTGGCATGAGTAGGGCCTCAACTCTACCTCTCGTCTCCTTCGGCGT comes from the Arachis duranensis cultivar V14167 chromosome 7, aradu.V14167.gnm2.J7QH, whole genome shotgun sequence genome and includes:
- the LOC107496070 gene encoding LOW QUALITY PROTEIN: protein NLP2 (The sequence of the model RefSeq protein was modified relative to this genomic sequence to represent the inferred CDS: inserted 2 bases in 1 codon); its protein translation is MEYGGIVHNENGAFGSLSESAVEAEVDLVDELLVEGCWVETTSAGGCYNWMHNPSDAVVAPQPQYLEMLQLQLQEESSSSSSDQESLVGKRWWIGPTRPGPSSSSSSSSSVKERLVVAVGYLKDYTKNNNLLIQIWVPPRRSPLPLPLPLPLDVLTFPNPSPNPNPNLCVRFLRSHEYSHHYQAQQHYDLRGSIALPVFERGTATCLGVLDILITNHLNLTNNYRPQLDNVCNALEAVDFRSSHQNLNANFMPPAIKVYEELYQAALNEIVEVLTSVCKTQNLPLGLTWAPCIQQGKCGCGHSSAMCVSTVDTACYVGDLEMLGFQEACSEYHLFKGQGIVGTAFTSAKPCFAIDITAFSRAEYPLSHLANIFGLHAAVAIPLRSLYTGSADFVLEFFLPKDCHDTEQQKHMLNSLSMLVQQACRSLHVATEDDFTPPMLTHHQAQAQIMEEACSKDQSWIAHMMEAQVQQKGKGVCVSLEYQMEEPKEEFKVTTNWDTANDQAHHQLFSSSDFGHIDVLEHSRSRASTAVDGGEESYALGGRRSSSSGSGGRKSGDKRRTKAEKTISLPVLRQYFAGSLKDAAKSIGVCPTTLKRICRQHGITRWPSRKIKKVGHSLKKLQLVIDSVQGAEGAIQIGSFYASFPELSSTDLSSRSESSPSKKTHSTTIPHQNHNNNTFLKSPPSSACSQTLDVVMTESSEAALLLKRAHSEAAELLQHASLQSQEDTKHNSFISSRSNNKSHHHHSQDRDKERGAFRVXLEMARRFNLNDISISSSNIDLKYLDEDGEWVLLACDADLEECKDIHRSSQSRTIRLSLFQASPLNHLATNTFGNGTTSPS